In Oryza sativa Japonica Group chromosome 1, ASM3414082v1, the genomic stretch TACGCCCGCCTCggccgcgcccccgccgccctccgcgccttccagttcctccgccgccaccccgacCGCTacatggccggcggcgacatCCCTGCCGCGGCGTCCCTGCTAAACATGGCGGTCGACGCGCTCTGCAAGGAGGGCCACCCGCGCGCGGCCGTGGAGCTCTTCGAGCGGTGGCGCCGCGAGGAGCCCGACTCGCCACCAGATGAGCGGGCTTACAATATCCTTCTCCACGGCTGGAGCCGCGCCGGCAGGCTCGACAAGGTGGGGAAACTCTGGGCCGAGATGCGCCTCGCCGGGGTGCGCCCGACGGTGGTCACGTATGGGACTCTCATCGAGGGGCTCTGCGTGAAGCGCAGGCCAGACCAGGCGATTGCGCTTCTTGACGAGATGCGGGAAGAAGGGATCGAGGCCAATCTGCTTACTTGCAACCCCATTGTGTACGCTCTTGCGCAGGCCGGCCGATTCCAGGACGCCCACAAGGTGCTCGAGAAATTTCCTCTGTACGGTGTCGCGCCCAACATTTCCACCTTCAACTCGCTCGTGATGGGCTATTGCAAGCATGGGGACCTTGCTGGGGCTAGCAGTGTGCTCAAGGTGATGACAGAACGGGGCATTTCGCCGACCACAAGGACATACAATTATTTCTTCATGACCTTTGCCAAGAACAGCGATGTTGAGTCAGGGATGAATTTTTATAGCAAAATGATCGGTAATGGCTATTCACCAGATCAGCTTACTTATGTCCTCTTGGTCAAGATGTTGTCCAGGGCGAACCGGCTTGAACTTGTGGTGCAAATGATACAGGAGATGAGAACTCATGGTTTTGAGCCAGATTTGGCGACGAGTACCATGCTGATACATTTGCTTTGCCGGCGTCATCAATTTGAGGAGGCATGTGCTGAGTTTGAGGATATGTTTAAGAGAGGAATTGTGCCCCAGTACATCACTTACCAGAAGCTTATGAGAGAGCTCAAGCGACTTGGTTTGGTTCATCTGATCCAAAAGTTGACAAATTTAATGCGCTCAGTGCCACATTCTACAAAGTTACCAGGCAGCTATAGGGATAAGGAAGGGGATGACTCCATGGAAAAGAGGAAATTGATATTGCAGAAAGCACAGGCTGTTTCAGATGTTTTGAAGGAGTGTAAAGATCCAAAGGAGTTGGGCAAGCTCAAAGAAGATGAAGAGACTGATGTTGAGGTCGCAGATAGGTTAGTAGCCAACATTAGAAGAAGTGTATATGGGGGTGCCTCAACGAGCTCTGTAATGGCACCTCTTTCTTGAATATGGAGTTGCAAAAATGAAAATCATAAAGATAAGGGACATGATTGCATGTGAGGGGATTTACTGATAGATTGCATTGTTCATCTCAGAAGTTGACCACCTAAATGATTCGTGCACATGTTTACTGTTGTTGTTTGGGCCCTTCAAGATAAAAGATAACAGAGAAGAGGTAGTGACATACTACTGTGGTTGTGGTTTACTGGATATTGTCCCATGAAGGAATTAGCTGGTTGATGTGTTTCTTGTTTTAGGGAAACATTGATATGGCAGTTATTTACTGATGGTAAATTTCTAACATGAGATGTCTTTTCTTGATGTCTAAAAATTTCATACCTGAACATTTTTGTGATAAATGTATCTTATTGATTGCAGTGCTCATCTGCAGATGTCTTGGATTGCTATGAGACCTGTGTATGCCTCATGCAGTGATATTGCATTGAATCAGGCAACTCAGGAAAAGATGATGCCTCATTCGAAGTCTAACCAGTGAACATAGAATTGGTAGGACATTATTTAGCATGTGGCAGCCCTTGGGTTTGGCCGCTTGTGCAACTCATATACACAAAATTTTCCATTGTGTAAAGAATTTTCCGTTGCTTTGTTGGTCGGATACTTCTTCAGATGCTGTTGTTAAATTGAGATCATTTAGAAATCCCATTTCCTGTTAAACAAATACAATTAAACTTTGACTCTCCATTTCCTTTATGTTCAGATAATCTTGAAATAAATTGCTCTTAGAACTACTCAATATTGCTAGCATGGCTAGAAATGGACTCTTGGGATCTTTTCAAGAATTGAGTTCGCTCACCCTTCTCCTTTGCCAAGAATTGTCTCATTTGCGTCAGTTTGTTGTTAAGGAAAATCTTGGTGCTCATTTCTAACTACCTTTATCGCCCATTCTGACAACTTGCTGATGATCAATAGGATAGATGGAGTTATACATGGGGgactgatgtttttttttttaatttgcatatGATGGGATCGATGCAGGTTCCTAAGCCCTTTTTGTGGACACTGAAATCCAATTGTCTTAGTAAGTGGAAGgtattctttaatttttctgGCTGCTGCTTAAAGATAGGAAATACTAAAGATTTATTAAGGCTGAAGAACATATAGCGATTGAGAGAACATGCTTTATACTTTGTCATAACCAAATCAAAGAAACTGAGACATTTGTTT encodes the following:
- the LOC4324039 gene encoding pentatricopeptide repeat-containing protein At5g11310, mitochondrial, with product MLARPGRLAASTLPNDSAAAAASTVLSILRGEDPASLPAAGIDPCPAVFQQLRPSLPTVPDSALPALARWAGEATAVSLLTSRGLFAAAWRLLLAPSPTPPPLAAFAPLVRRYARLGRAPAALRAFQFLRRHPDRYMAGGDIPAAASLLNMAVDALCKEGHPRAAVELFERWRREEPDSPPDERAYNILLHGWSRAGRLDKVGKLWAEMRLAGVRPTVVTYGTLIEGLCVKRRPDQAIALLDEMREEGIEANLLTCNPIVYALAQAGRFQDAHKVLEKFPLYGVAPNISTFNSLVMGYCKHGDLAGASSVLKVMTERGISPTTRTYNYFFMTFAKNSDVESGMNFYSKMIGNGYSPDQLTYVLLVKMLSRANRLELVVQMIQEMRTHGFEPDLATSTMLIHLLCRRHQFEEACAEFEDMFKRGIVPQYITYQKLMRELKRLGLVHLIQKLTNLMRSVPHSTKLPGSYRDKEGDDSMEKRKLILQKAQAVSDVLKECKDPKELGKLKEDEETDVEVADRLVANIRRSVYGGASTSSVMAPLS